GCAGGTCAGCCGGTCGCGGCCGCCGGTACGCCCTCAATCGCATGACCGTTCTACGGCTCACTCGACGTGCCGTTCACGGGGTCGTGGAAGGCCGGTTTTTCCACAAGCCCCGTTTTCATCCGGCCTGTGCGGTGGACAATCAGGGGCATGAGCCAGCAGGGGGGAAGGCCCACCGGTCCCGAGGACGACTGGTGGGGGCAGTTGTACGACGACTCCACCGGCGACACGGGTCCCGCACCCGCACCCGATTCCCTCGACGACCGTTTCGCCTCGGCGGCGGGGGCGGTGGGCGACCGGGGTGTTCCGGGAGCTGGAGCGGGGCAGAGGGCCGTCTCGGAGCCAGTGGTCCCGGCGCCCCGGGCGGGGGCCGACGACGTCATGGACACCCCACGTGCCTCGGGCCCGTCACCGCGGCGCGCACCCTGGGAACCACCGCCCGCGCGCCCCACGGGCCCGATGACCTTCCCGACCGCGGCGAAACGGCAGAAGGCGGAGCGGACACCCCCCGCCCCACCCGAGGTCCCCCCGCCACCGCCGGCCCCTCCCTTCTGGCCGAGCCCCGAGGCGGCCCGTTCCACCACGGCGGGCGCCCCGCCCAGGGATCCCACAGCCCCGGCGGCCGAGTCCCGGCCCGGCGGGACCGCATCCGCCGCCCCAGCCGATCCGCCGCCCGCACCACCACGCCCCGCCGACCCTCCGCCCACGCCACCACCCCCCGCCGACCCTCCGCCCACGCCACCACCCCCCGCCGACCCTCCGCCCACGCCACCACCCCCCGCCGGCTCCCCGCCCACGCCACCACCGCCCGCGAGCCCTCCAGACCAGCCCGAAACCGGGTTGGAGCGCCCCGCGTACTCCCCCCGGCCCCGTGGCTACGTCGGCTCGCGGCCGCCCACCTACGACGCCGAACCCACCGCCCTGCCGCTCGCCGACCCCGACGATCTGGACGACCTCGTCGCGGACACCGTGCTCGACGGGGCCCGGTACGGGGCCTGCACCTTGCGGGCCGTGTCCGTGCGCGGGGACTCCGCGCGGTACCGGGGGGAACCGCGGCGGGACTCGTTGCTGACCGCGCGGTTCGGCACCGGTGAGCAGGCGTTGCTACTGGTGGCGATGGCGACCGGGGCCCGGGCCACGCCGGGGGCGCACCGGGCCGCCGCCGAGGCCTGTCACTGGATCGGGCGGGCCGTCGGACGCAGTCACGCACGGCTCGTGGAGGACATAAGGGCGGGCCGGCGCGGCGACCTCAAGTCCGGACTGCACCGCCTCACCGACCGCAGTCTCGGCAAGCTCCGCGCCAGCGCCGCCGAACAGGGCGTCGACCCGGAGGAGTACGCGGCGGGCCTGCGCTGTCTGCTGCTGCCCGCCGACCCCGAGTGCCGTACGCGCGTCTTCTTCGGCGCCGGGCCCGGCGGGCTGTTCCGGTTGCGGGACGGCGAGTGGCAGGACATCGAACCGCAGGTCGCCGAGATCAGGGGCGAACCGGTCGTGGGGTTCGGATCGCCGCCCTCCGAGACGCCCGAGGGCGACCGGCTCACCATGGACCTCGGCATCCCGACCCCGCCCAGCCCCTACGAACCGGCCCCGGAACCACCCCGCGAACCCTTCCGGTTCCGTACGTCCGTCGCCCGCCCGGGTGACACGCTCCTGGTGTGCAGCGGTGGCCTCGCCGAACCGCTGCGCGGCGAACCCGAACTGGGCGACTACCTCGCCGAGCGGTGGTCCCGCCCCGAGCCGCCCGGCCTCGCCGCGTTCCTCACGGACGCCCAGGTGCGGGTCAAGGGTTACGCGGACGACCGTACGGCCGCGGCTGTTTGGGAGGTGTGACGGCGTCAATGCGGCCTCATCGCCGCCCCTTTGCGCCCACGACCGCGGCCGTCAACAAGCTGTACCGACCGGGCGGCCCCGTACCGGCCGGTATCCCGGGGGAGACCGTCGTACTTCGGCCAACTTCAGCGGACCGCCGCGCAGGGGGACCGGACGCCCCACCCCTTCGCCGCGTACGGAAGGATCGGCAGCCGGCCATCGGCACTTCGTCCGATCTCCGGCGGTCAGGATCCGCGGCGGGACGTCCACCGGCTACTCTCTTGTCCCCCTTCTCCGCGCCGCCGTACTGCTCAGGTCCCCTCCGCCCGGCCCGCCGGTCCCGGCCACGTGGCCGAACACGCGGGTGTTGACGATTTCGGCATGACTGCCGCGTGCCCTACGGGGCATGGATCCCCGTGAACGTGTTCGAGCTGGAGGGGAACCGATATCGGCGCGCGGGCGGGGGTCATGGAGAGGCAGGCACGAGGAGGCGGTCCCATAACGATCGGGGCCTTCTCGGCGAAGACGGTGGAGGACAAGACCGAAGACGTCACGGAGCAGGTGTCGGCGCCTCAGTTGAGGCGCAGACTCGGGCGGGCGGACCTGCGGGCCGTACCGGAGGCACGCAGGGCCCTGCGGGAGCTGCTCGGGCAGTGGGGGAGGACCGCACGATCGGACGTGGCGGAACTGCTCACCAGTGAACTCGTCACCAACGCGATCGTCCATACCGACCACGACGCGGTCCTGACGGCCACCGTCGGCCCCCGTGGACTACGGGTGGAGGTAAGGGACTTCGTGGCCCGCAGACCCCGGCTGCGCGTACCGGTCGCCGACGACGGCACGAACGGCAGGGGCCTGTTCCTGGTGCAGTCCCTCGCGGACGCCTGGGGGGTCAGGGCGCACGGCGTGGGCAAGGCCGTCTGGTTCGAGCTTCAGGCCGAGGCGGCGTGAACGGAGAAGGGGCGCGGCCCGCAGGCCACGCCCCCTTCCCGGCTTGGTGCGGCCCCGGTCAGCCGAACTGCTGCTCCAGGTCCTTGAGCTTGCGCTCCAGGGAATCGAGGCGCGGCAGCGCCATGGTGTCGTCCTCAGCGGTGAGGTCGACGGTCACCGGGTCAGTTCCGCGGCGAACGGGCTGAAGGGAGGGACGCGAGCGGACGGGCAGTTGCTCCGACCCGGATATGGCAGGCTCCGCGGAGACCTGCGAGGAGCCGCGCTCCACCTGCACCTCCAGCTGCCGGCCGCCACCGCCACCGCGGCCGAGGTAGCCGCGGTGACCGCGGCTGATCGCCTTCAGCTGGGCCCGCTCCACGCGCTGCTGGTCGCGGCGCCGCTGCCGGTCGGCGTCCTTCTTGCGCTTGTCCTCGCGCACTTCGTCGACGGCCTCGTCCAGGCTGCGCACACCCTCCAGGAGCATCAGCGACCAGGCCCGGTACGTCTCGCGGGGGGCCCGCAGCCAGCGCACGATACGGATCTGCGGCAGCGGGCGCGGCACCAGGCCCTGCTCCCGCAGGGCGGCCCGGCGGGTCTGCTTCAGCGCGCGGTCGAAGAGCACCGCAGCCGACAGCGACATGCCTGCGAAGAAGTGGGGGGCACCCGCGTGGCCGGCGCCCCTGGGCGCGTGCACCCAGTTGAACCAGGCCGCGGCGAACGCGAACGTCCAGACCAGTATCCGGGAGCCGAGCGCGGCGTCACCGTGGCTGGCCTCGCGCACCGCGAGCACGGAACAGAACATCGCCGCGCCGTCCAGGCCGAACGGGACGAGGTACTGCCAGCCGCCGGAGAGCCCGAGGTTCTGC
This region of Streptomyces caelestis genomic DNA includes:
- a CDS encoding ATP-binding protein — encoded protein: MERQARGGGPITIGAFSAKTVEDKTEDVTEQVSAPQLRRRLGRADLRAVPEARRALRELLGQWGRTARSDVAELLTSELVTNAIVHTDHDAVLTATVGPRGLRVEVRDFVARRPRLRVPVADDGTNGRGLFLVQSLADAWGVRAHGVGKAVWFELQAEAA
- a CDS encoding DUF2637 domain-containing protein, whose product is MRLTDISLNWLLPGAVLFLGMLAAVAVLARGKRSSVKDTSADDSWERNEERRRRKEALYGTVSYVLLFCCAAVAAALSFHGLVGFGEQNLGLSGGWQYLVPFGLDGAAMFCSVLAVREASHGDAALGSRILVWTFAFAAAWFNWVHAPRGAGHAGAPHFFAGMSLSAAVLFDRALKQTRRAALREQGLVPRPLPQIRIVRWLRAPRETYRAWSLMLLEGVRSLDEAVDEVREDKRKKDADRQRRRDQQRVERAQLKAISRGHRGYLGRGGGGGRQLEVQVERGSSQVSAEPAISGSEQLPVRSRPSLQPVRRGTDPVTVDLTAEDDTMALPRLDSLERKLKDLEQQFG
- a CDS encoding protein phosphatase 2C domain-containing protein, with the protein product MSQQGGRPTGPEDDWWGQLYDDSTGDTGPAPAPDSLDDRFASAAGAVGDRGVPGAGAGQRAVSEPVVPAPRAGADDVMDTPRASGPSPRRAPWEPPPARPTGPMTFPTAAKRQKAERTPPAPPEVPPPPPAPPFWPSPEAARSTTAGAPPRDPTAPAAESRPGGTASAAPADPPPAPPRPADPPPTPPPPADPPPTPPPPADPPPTPPPPAGSPPTPPPPASPPDQPETGLERPAYSPRPRGYVGSRPPTYDAEPTALPLADPDDLDDLVADTVLDGARYGACTLRAVSVRGDSARYRGEPRRDSLLTARFGTGEQALLLVAMATGARATPGAHRAAAEACHWIGRAVGRSHARLVEDIRAGRRGDLKSGLHRLTDRSLGKLRASAAEQGVDPEEYAAGLRCLLLPADPECRTRVFFGAGPGGLFRLRDGEWQDIEPQVAEIRGEPVVGFGSPPSETPEGDRLTMDLGIPTPPSPYEPAPEPPREPFRFRTSVARPGDTLLVCSGGLAEPLRGEPELGDYLAERWSRPEPPGLAAFLTDAQVRVKGYADDRTAAAVWEV